GCGATTCTATTAAAAGACCTAGTGATCCAACTAAAGAACCTGTCCACTGAGTTATTGAATCCCAATTCATAATTTTAGCCACAAACACGGTAATGCAAAGCTGAGATACGGCAAACCACAGTAAAAAACTCCAAAACTTCCTCACGTCATTCCATTGCCAAAAAGCATTAACCCGTTGATAACTGGGATCGAAGAACTTTAATACTttgtaaaataaaactaaCACCATCCGTTCAGAAAACCCCAGAACATCATTTGAATTCAAAGCCTTAAAAAAGCCCTTCCAATCAGACCTATAAGGATTCACCGGGAAAAATTCTCTCCAAGAATCTTTGAATAACTGCGAGAGTGATTCAACGGGCTTCAACCTGTCAAATTTGTATTCTTCTGGTCTAAACTGCAAACTGGTATATAACAGTATAATCTGTATAAAAATCATAACCAATGATTGCATTAGAAGAGTCACCTCGTATGGGGTAATTAAGTAGTAAGAAACCCTTAAAATACTCGCGATTAACATCGTAGCACAGATATCAATCGAAAATCCTAACGCAGTCTTGGACCGTTTTATACTCCACACAGTAGTTCCATATGAGAATAATGGCGTAAAACAAATCAGATTGTTGGCAAGAAATTGCATCGTTAACCATGTGGGGATGTAAAATTGATCAACCCTGGGGAAATAGGAACCAAAGGTTGGTAATTCCACTCCCACATTAGGATTTATATTTTCCAGTACGttatcaacatcaacaacctcaTCCATCCTACCATTCGCAGTCACACTTCTTCGTCCGTCTTTTTAAATCCTCCTATTCTATAATATACTGGAATCTCCCTTTTTTCTCACCCAGGTAATAAATCACAACGATTGTAAAACCTTAGAACCTGTTTTACTTTTAATTGTTAGTTGGCCACTTTTAAACCCCGTCGGAATGTCTTCGAGAACTTTTAATCTAAAAAGATCAACGCATATAATTCTGCATACATACGCAGCTCTCTTCTATCCACTAAGATTAGCAACTCAATAAAAGCTTAATATCCACAGAATGGATAtatctaaatatatatacacttgTTAAATACGCCCTTGCACTGTGCAGCGCTGCATCAGAGATGACCGTTATGTTCTATACATCTATGGCCATCGACGGCCACGCAAATTCCAAAGAACATCAATAACAGCCTACATACATTTATGTAGAATTACCCCCCCCCCCACTGTGGCAACTAGCTCCCAAGACAGTTACCATGGTATCACACGTATATAAGCTTAAAGTTATATGAAGCAGTCTTGTACCTAATAAATACTTTTGTCTCCAGGCTTGTCTTTGTAAGCCTCTTTACCTTCATCCCACCATTTACCGTCTGGTCTACTACTATAAAACCAGCAGAATCAAACGAGCAAAAAGATAATCCGATCCAATACATCGATCAAGCAACTAACGAAGACACATACTCTTTATGGATTGGCAAACTATCTGCATCTGGTCTGTTGAAAGCTTCCCACTTTGGTTCGTCCTTAAATAACCGTTGGGCTCTACAAAAATTATCCTCGGTAACGGTAAACCTATGGTACACCCCAGGAGGAAGGATTAGCAAATCTCCCGGCATCACCTTAACCCGGATCCATTCCTCATTCGTAGAATCCCGAATGTCGAAGTAACCCCCTCcttctaaaatatatctgatctcttcatcttcatgcAAATGTTCCTTGTAAAAAATTTCTAATTTCTCTTCATAAGCTTCAATGCTTGGGAAACTCTCAGGCCTTATAAAAACTTCATCCCGATTCTTATATGATCTTTGCTTGCGGATGgtttcaacttcttcctGGCTCTCGCAGTATTTGTAAAACACTCCTAATTTCTCAAGTCGTTCTAACGACACGTCCTTGCCACTATCATGTAACGCTCTGAAGTCCACCTTTGAATCGTTATCGTGTACGTAAATTTGCACCATTCTGGTTCTGCTTATCtagtttgttgtttttaacTCGTTAGTTTTCAGGAACACACTCACAATTACAAAACTTGCCTTTTAACTTTTTATATCctgtatatttttaaatttgagAAATATAACCTTTCAACTAATATGTCTTTGGATATCGGTCACGACGATGATGCCACAGTTCAGAACAGATCTACTTTAATAGTAATTATATGCCTCCAAAGTGAAGAGGTATAGTGCATATATCAAACAACAATACTACTGAAAGAAAGAAGCTTGCCTTTTGATATCTAATCTACTAAGTAACGTTTCTtggtaatatatatatatatacataccTTATCATCCATATATAAGTTCCACATGCCATGAGAAAAAAAGTAGCGTCGCCTGGTTTCGATCCAGGGACATCAGGGTTATGAGCCCTGCGCGCTTCCGCTGCGCCACGACGCTAACAAATTAAGCAACATAAGATTCCACTACAATGAGTGTAGTATGCTGGCCTTATGCACGTGGTTGCGTGAATTCGAAAGAACATCTAGAAGGTAACGCTAATCAGACCAAGAAGCAGCATATTACAGCTGTTAGACGATTGTCAGAGTATTAGATGTTTTGCTGAATGCGAGAGCTTGAAACCTGCATATCGATTTCTTTAGTGATCTCAGGTAGGGCagcagaaactatataagaaggCCAGACTAGTTAGAATTAGGAGTTTCCATAAGACACTGGAGCATAATTGATCcgattagagactatataacAGTGTCTGCTCCGCATCTAAAGAAGTAGCCTGCACGTGACAAGAACACTGAAGCACGTGACTTGCACGGCTTCGCATTACGAGCAGTGCACGTTTGTATACATGTGTTTACAAAGTATCGCCACGGTCATATGGATCACGGGACTGCAAATACCATATAAGTACGAAAGAATTCATTACTCGTCACGTCGGAATTTCCAAGCTTCTATGGCCAAGTTGGTAAGGCGCCACACTAGTAATGTGGAGATCATCAGTTCGACTCTGGTTGGAAGCATAAATCGTccatatttttttagtCCCTGCCTATATTAGGCCTCCCAGGGCCAATTCTTTACAGATAGGATGCATGCTATATATTAGTTCGAAACATATAAGAAGAGATTTACAGTCAGGAAGAGATCTTGATGTAGTCCAAACTGTACGAAAGAAGTCAAAATTATGTATCTACGGTTGTGGTAGACCGGTCCGAGTATTACACAAACTGCTTAGTATTGAGAAACAACTGAAACAGTAACAGTAATTTCGTcttgaagaaaaaacaCTTGATTACAAGATACGCGTATACAATAATAAATGTTTCCGTTTTTGTACAAATTTACAGAGTTGTACTACCCAGTTACTTATTATCCATTATTGCTTCTTTACCGCCccaaaacaaaaacgaaCAGCTATATAGACATGTTTGCTTTTTAGTCTGGCATCTGAATCCttaccaacaacaaaaactgGTAAAATGTCCTTACAGATTTTAGTATTCTTTGCTTCTATACATTTCTTAATTTCTTAATAAGGAGCTTCAAAAAAAGCCAATTACGAATGCTCTTCATATCCTGATTtaacaaagaaataaaCATGTCATGATTAGTTGACCTCTTGGCGGTCTGagaaaatattttccatATGCCGTTAATCTTCCCGCTCACATTTTCCTACGGCTAAGAAGAAAATTAGTAGTGCATTCTAAAagtcttcaaaactatCCCTCCAGTTTCCATGAAATGCAGGAAATTGAGGCGACTATTTTTTGATGTAGGATAATAGATGATGCCacattgattttgaaatatttgaaagttcCTAGTTTCTTCCTTCCCCTTATggctttctttttttagtAGTAGCTTACTCATACCTTTGTCTTACATAAAATACCGACAGAACAAAATTAATCATAGCATATGTGCAGAAAACTCTGCACTCCCTTTGATTATAGAAGTCAGGTTGTTCTTTTGTATTCTGCCAAGGTTTTTTCAACGCTGTGACGCAATTTTTCTGCATGGCTCGCTGACGCTGATTCATGTGCGTTGAACAACGCGCAAAACAGCACGACGatcctttttttgaatcattAAGGTACCTACACCCCTACTTATTCCTCGAGGGGAAAAATAACTTCCTTAGAGCAACCGTAGTGGTAGTTTGATTTCTGGGAGACATCGTTTTTTAAGTTCTTTCTCATGCACTGTCCCTTTTTTTGCTcatatgaaaaaaaagccTCTCCTATTTTAAATTCAGCCTTTCTAAGATGGAAATGACAGAAGAAACAGTAGCGACGGTAATAGTGGAATATACGTTATTCAGAGAATTGATAAATTAAAAAACCTTACATGAAAATTTTACTGCGCAACTATATAAATGGGGACCCTGTGGATCCCAACAATTCATTTTCCTTGAATCGTTTTCGTTTTGTAAGAAGTAATTAAAACTAGTCAGTTAGTTCATTTCTAAAGAATAGACATTAGTCGAGGGATATCATATTTTTCGTACGACTCCAAGAAAAGACAAGTGAATAGCGATCAGCTAACAAATAATCTTCATATCCTCGTTTAAGACGcatttttttctttaaaaatttccaaagaCCGTTTTTTTAAGAAATGAGGACTACAAACGCTGTTGCTGCTACAGCTGCTTTACTGGCTGTTGCCTCCGCTGAAGATTTAGAGCCTGCTCAGGTTTCTTCGATCGACGTTGTGGTGCAAGATATCAAGAGTCACTTGACCGAGTACGTTAGTTACGCTGGTTCAAACTCTGGGTTATCTATACCTGAAGATGTTATAAGCGTCTACACTCAAGTGGCTACTTACACTGATGGATCCTACACTTCTTTGTTTAGCAACCTAAACTTCCAGGAAATCAACTCCGCTATTACTGGGTTACCCTGGTACAGCTCTAGATTAGCGCCTGCTTTTGCATCGTTGTCTCCTGCGGCTGCCACTGACGCCCCACAAAGTAGCGAAGGTAGTGATAGCTCTAATTCTGGCTCCGGTGTTGTTCCAGCCCCAGCCCCAGTCCCAGTCGGCGGAGGCAGTGGTTCCTCTGATTCTAGTTCTTCATCCGGTTCATCTGGATCTGAATCCGGTTCAAGCTCTGAATCAGCCTCTGGCTCTGACTctgctggtggtgctgcCGCAGCTGCCAGCTCCTCTGAAGGCTCTTCCTCTGGAAGTAGCTCTTCCGCCTCCGCTACAAGTTCTGCTACACATAGCAACGCCAGCAGAAACAATTCGTCAACCAGCAATTCTAGAGCCGGCGCCAACAACTTGCAAGTCTTATCCACTGGTTTGGGTATTGCCGCCGCTGGTATCGTCGGTTTGTTGTTGTAAGCTATATGTCCTGAATAAACCCGGTTCCGTCTTCAATACCGGACacaaaaagaagataattAAAACGGTTAAGTGGTTCCTGGGGACGGATTCCAGGAACGTAATAAACCAGGTctccttttttttgtttgccCCGTTTGACTACTACTAATAAGTATTTTACTTttatgttttattattctgTCCTTTTCTTCAGCAGCCTGTGAACCAAACTCCTTTTTATacatattgaaaaaagatGGGTGGGCTAGCTCTTGTGTTCATGTAATTGACTAATGGATTAcagtttttgttatatCTGCAGTCTTAGTGatacatacacatatatatatatatatatatagtgCGCTTTTAATTATAACTATTGCTACTTATTCTATTACATATCTTTTAACAACCTCGAGGAATGCCAAGAGAGTAGAGACTGCCTTATATAAGAAAAATCAAGAATAAATATGCGGTGTTAGGAGTTTAATCATATGTCCGGGTAATAATACTTGCAACGCTCGACCTACCTTATATAAAGGCTTAATCAGCCCATGAGAGGAAGGTATAAAACAACGTTTTAGTATCTGATGGCTGGAAAGGCTATGTAGGCTGTGTAAGGTTTGGTAGTAAGTTAATCGTTATATAGTATCGTAGGAGTTTGATCTGAATAGATGCTTGCGCATCTTATGTACATACAGgctttttaaatttggagGGGAAAGCAGCCCGCGGCCTCTCATGTTGATAACACATTACATAGTTCATTTCAGCAGCCTCATAGAAATTGCATCTCAAGATAGGGGGAATAACAAAGATAACATCTGGTTTAATGTATAATCCTtatcagcagcagcagcagcaacaggtCCCTAATGAGAACTTGTTTCAGCAACAAGTAGGGTATGCTGGCCAGTCTCAGCAAGGGAATCGTATTCCGACTGCTTCTGGGTTTGGGAATTATGGGTATGaaatacaacaacaacagcctCAGCAGCCTCAGCAgcctcagcagcagcaatatACAGGGTATTATCCAATGCCTGTTCAACAACCTCAGCAACCTGGTCATATTTTCAGCGGTTCTCAAACCATTGGGGCGAATACAGGGTTCTCTGGTGCGTCGGTTCCAGCTACTGGGTTTAACCAGTTGGGAGCTCAGTCCTTGCAACCCCAGCAGACAGGGTTTTATGCGCAGAAGCAGGATCCGCAACAGCCTGTCGAACCTTTAAAGCCCAACGAAACTGGATTTGTCAATTCGTTTGCGAACAATGGTATCAACACTGAACTCAAGATACCTTTATTGCGTTTGTCTTTTCTTACTACATCAGATCAGGCGAAGTTTGAAACGTTATTTAGATCAGCTGTGCGTGCTGGGTCGAATACGATTTCTGGAAGTGATTGTAGGACTATTTTGATGAGGTCTGGTGTGGAACCTTCAAAATTGGCCCGGATATGGTCACTCTGCGATACCAATAAGGCGGGTGAACTATTATTCCCTGAATTTGCATTAGCGATGCATTTAGTTAATAAGCTCTTACAGGGGGACACTATTCCACATGAGCTCGACTCTAGGACAAAGGCAGATGTCAACAACTTCATAGATGCTATTAATTTTAGTGTTGGTGCGCAATCATCCTCCACCGAAGACCTGAAGCCCAGAACACCCTTTGACGATTTGAACTCAGATTTACCATCGTTACAGCCAAATAAAACCGGGTTCATGCCATCTACATCATTTGGAGCGCTTGCGCTTCAGACACAAATGactggtggtggtagtaCAAGCTTCATGCCGCAGCCTACCTTTGGGCAACAACTTCAATCTCTACAACCTCAACTGACTGGCGGTGCTAGCACAAGCTTCATGCCGCAGCCTACCTTTGGGCAACAACCTCAATCTCTACAACCTCAACTGACTGGCGGTGCTAGCACAAGCTTCATGCTGCAGCCTACCTTTGGGCAACAACCTCAATCTCTACAACCTCAACTGACTGGCGGCCCATTACAGCTCCAAAATACAGATGTGGCACCCCAAAATTTGGGCGTGGCCCCTCAACTCACAGGGATGGCCCCTCAAAATACGGGCCTTATTCCTCAGAGCACAGGTATGATGCCTCAGCTTTCTTTTGGACAATCTCAGCAGCCACCTCCACCGACTGTCAATGCCACCGGGTTACAGCCTCAGACTACGGGAGGCTTTACTTCGGTTTTACAATCTCAACCTACGGGATTCTTACCTCCATCCCAGTTTGTTCCTACCGCTCCATTGTCTGCACAAAAGACCGGGTTCGGTAACAACGAAATTTATTCGCAGGTCAACTTTGCTCAGAAGTTCGCTGTTGCTGACGAGGATAGGGTTACCCCAGAGGAGAAGTCTTTGTTCTACAAGATCTTTGAGACTTATGATAACGATAAAGCAGGTCAGTTACACTTCAAAATTGCTGCTGAAGTGTTTAGAAAATCAGGCTTGAATAGAAGCGATTTAGAACATATTTGGAACTTGTGCGACACTAACAATTCAGGACAGCTAAACAAGCAAGAGTTTGCATTGGGAATGCATTTAATATACAAACGGATAAGTGGCGGTGTTTTACCAGATAAATTACCCCCAAGTTTGATTCCCTCCAGCACTAAAATTCTAAATGATGTCAAAAACCAGCTAAAAGTATCTAACAATAATACCAGCAAAAAGGACCCAAACAGAGGTGGCGCTTTGgcattcaaaaacaacgaTGATGAAGTCCTACCAAGCTTCAGAAATCGTCGGAAAACGGTTTCTGAACATCccaaaattgatgataACAGTGAGGCCGTTAGCACCTTAAACAAGTTGATTAAAGAAAAGCAATCCCAATTGAGCTCTGCAAGGGCTGGAATACAGAAATTTCAACAGTCTCAACAAGTGGAGGATGCTGATGCTCTTAGAAAAGTGGAACAactgaaacaacaaataaGGCAACTACCCCTCCCAAAAAGTCATAATAATGCTGTGCCTtcatatttgaagaatcGTTTTGAGTCTTTGAAAAGTAAAATACCAGCGTTGTTTAACGAAATATCTCAGATTGACAATGAAATCGCTAGTGCAAAAGTTCAGTTGTACAGATTGAGAAACCCATCATCTATTGTTGGCAGTGGACCTAATGGCGAAATTACTGAGTATGATCAAAAGAAAGCCAGACAAAAGGCTCTATTAGCCTCTAGAATGGCCGCGTTAACTGGTAATCCAGTGCAGACACCATCTACTTCAGAGTTGGAAAAGGAGGAACAGGGTTACAGTGAGGAGATTGCAAAAATCAAAGAGGAACACAAGAGAAACCAGGATATGTTAAATGAAATCAAGAGTTCCATTACTGAAATATCGTCTCCTGTTAATGCATTTATCTATGGCGTTCAAGAAGCAAATGATAAGGATCCGGAGTACGAAAAATGGGAACTAGGAATTGGATTAGAACCTGAAGTTTATGAGTTCATTAAGCATTTAAAGACCCAAGCTCAAGCCCAAGCTCAAGCTCAAGCTCAAGCTCAAGCCCAAGCTCAAGCTCAAGCTCAAGCCCAAGCTCAAGCTCAAGCTCAAGCCCAAGCTCAAGCG
This region of Eremothecium cymbalariae DBVPG#7215 chromosome 4, complete sequence genomic DNA includes:
- the ANY1 gene encoding Any1p (similar to Ashbya gossypii ADR022W), yielding MDEVVDVDNVLENINPNVGVELPTFGSYFPRVDQFYIPTWLTMQFLANNLICFTPLFSYGTTVWSIKRSKTALGFSIDICATMLIASILRVSYYLITPYEVTLLMQSLVMIFIQIILLYTSLQFRPEEYKFDRLKPVESLSQLFKDSWREFFPVNPYRSDWKGFFKALNSNDVLGFSERMVLVLFYKVLKFFDPSYQRVNAFWQWNDVRKFWSFLLWFAVSQLCITVFVAKIMNWDSITQWTGSLVGSLGLLIESLLPLPQISILHKLKTVQGFKLILLVSWLCGDILKISYLAFGAKNISFMFLFFALFQMCLDIYIAFLYVYYKYYFAKRRRGSLPPLIELQDLSISELKTVHNV
- the ADI1 gene encoding acireductone dioxygenase (Ni2+-requiring) (similar to Ashbya gossypii ADR021W); translated protein: MVQIYVHDNDSKVDFRALHDSGKDVSLERLEKLGVFYKYCESQEEVETIRKQRSYKNRDEVFIRPESFPSIEAYEEKLEIFYKEHLHEDEEIRYILEGGGYFDIRDSTNEEWIRVKVMPGDLLILPPGVYHRFTVTEDNFCRAQRLFKDEPKWEAFNRPDADSLPIHKEYVSSLVA
- the TIR1 gene encoding GPI-anchored mannoprotein (similar to Ashbya gossypii ADR019C), with amino-acid sequence MRTTNAVAATAALLAVASAEDLEPAQVSSIDVVVQDIKSHLTEYVSYAGSNSGLSIPEDVISVYTQVATYTDGSYTSLFSNLNFQEINSAITGLPWYSSRLAPAFASLSPAAATDAPQSSEGSDSSNSGSGVVPAPAPVPVGGGSGSSDSSSSSGSSGSESGSSSESASGSDSAGGAAAAASSSEGSSSGSSSSASATSSATHSNASRNNSSTSNSRAGANNLQVLSTGLGIAAAGIVGLLL
- the PAN1 gene encoding actin cytoskeleton-regulatory complex protein PAN1 (similar to Ashbya gossypii ADR018C), whose product is MYNPYQQQQQQQVPNENLFQQQVGYAGQSQQGNRIPTASGFGNYGYEIQQQQPQQPQQPQQQQYTGYYPMPVQQPQQPGHIFSGSQTIGANTGFSGASVPATGFNQLGAQSLQPQQTGFYAQKQDPQQPVEPLKPNETGFVNSFANNGINTELKIPLLRLSFLTTSDQAKFETLFRSAVRAGSNTISGSDCRTILMRSGVEPSKLARIWSLCDTNKAGELLFPEFALAMHLVNKLLQGDTIPHELDSRTKADVNNFIDAINFSVGAQSSSTEDLKPRTPFDDLNSDLPSLQPNKTGFMPSTSFGALALQTQMTGGGSTSFMPQPTFGQQLQSLQPQLTGGASTSFMPQPTFGQQPQSLQPQLTGGASTSFMLQPTFGQQPQSLQPQLTGGPLQLQNTDVAPQNLGVAPQLTGMAPQNTGLIPQSTGMMPQLSFGQSQQPPPPTVNATGLQPQTTGGFTSVLQSQPTGFLPPSQFVPTAPLSAQKTGFGNNEIYSQVNFAQKFAVADEDRVTPEEKSLFYKIFETYDNDKAGQLHFKIAAEVFRKSGLNRSDLEHIWNLCDTNNSGQLNKQEFALGMHLIYKRISGGVLPDKLPPSLIPSSTKILNDVKNQLKVSNNNTSKKDPNRGGALAFKNNDDEVLPSFRNRRKTVSEHPKIDDNSEAVSTLNKLIKEKQSQLSSARAGIQKFQQSQQVEDADALRKVEQLKQQIRQLPLPKSHNNAVPSYLKNRFESLKSKIPALFNEISQIDNEIASAKVQLYRLRNPSSIVGSGPNGEITEYDQKKARQKALLASRMAALTGNPVQTPSTSELEKEEQGYSEEIAKIKEEHKRNQDMLNEIKSSITEISSPVNAFIYGVQEANDKDPEYEKWELGIGLEPEVYEFIKHLKTQAQAQAQAQAQAQAQAQAQAQAQAQAQAQAQAQAQAQSINRFTSSLPAEMQSPSHGDPKVSAIDRSTSAATKSSSLDGEYYSNYSSATGRAAYVQEQAQRKMQRNTNESMEAYEASNTHVVQRRDEDEDDEDDEEERILREQLEALKLKKRAQKQARLDKVRQQESGRRGYSEGDGSDSWDDESVKSPTPVANHSHRTNSNQQSTHSLAGSNQSAAINANTGSRSTFFKQPDASSSTFDLKAAEQQRRLQRGLDEDDGWSDDSDNNDTLREASKKNEASNAEVQSFERKPDVSADRAAPIAPEVQQQQQFDAAPVPIAPPLPQVIAPPQEKPIISSQSQPTVKSSSTPVPVAPPLPQINAGDRPTALQHLHDDATDSDALSIPESVESDIDDYKSPIHDIPYIPPPPPLP